The following are from one region of the Nicotiana tomentosiformis chromosome 7, ASM39032v3, whole genome shotgun sequence genome:
- the LOC138895395 gene encoding uncharacterized protein has protein sequence MGCTILFIKKKHGFLRICIDYRQLNKITIRNKYPLPRIDDMFDQLQGASHFTKIDLRPGYHQLRINDEDISKTAFRTRYRHYKFLVMPFGLTNAPATFMDLINRVFKPFLDRFRDLNLQQRRCMELLKDYEFSILYHPGKANVVADTLSKKYMGSLAHIVPARRPLRINVSQYEDERLCKYGKSKSMSVGSDGVLRMGDNLYVADIDGLRQAILEEANNCRYTIHPGSTKMYHDLKQFYWWEDRLKKLAVKTAYGGVRYAQIFMNEIVRFHGVLVSIISNRGSQFTSRFWKSFQETLGT, from the exons ATGGGGTGCACTATATTATTCATAAAGAAGAAACATGGATTTCTGAGAAtttgcattgactacaggcagttgaacaagataacaatacgcaataaatatcctttgcctcgtatagatgacatgtttgatcaattacaaggagCTTCCCACTTTACAAAGATTGATCTCCGGCCTGGTTATCATCAGCTTAGAATCAACGATGAAGATATTTCTAAGACTGCTTTCAGAACTCGGTATAGGCACTATAAGTTTCTTGTGATGCCTTTCGGACTGACTAACGCTCCAGCTACATTCATGGATTTAATAAATAGGGTGTTCAAGCCATTTCTGGATAGATTT AGAGATCTGAATCTTCAGCAACGTCGTTGTATGGAACTACTCAAGGACTATGAGTTTTCTATTTTATATCATCCTGgaaaagccaatgttgtggctgacACATTAAGCAAAAAATATATGGGAAGTTTGGCACATATAGTTCCTGCAAGGAGACCTTTG CGTATTAATGTCTCCCAATATGAAGATGAGCGATTATGCAAATACGGTAAAAGCAAGAGTATGAGTGTTGGAAGTGATGGTGTTCTTCGAATGGGTGACAACCTATATGTAGCCGACATAGATGGGTTAAGACAGGCTATTCTTGAAGAAGCCAACAACTGCAGATACACTATACATCCTGgatctacaaaaatgtatcatgacctaAAGCAATTTTATTGGTGGGAAG atcgattGAAAAAATTAGCAGTGAAGACTGCATATGGTGGAGTAAGGTATGCACAGATATTTATGAATGAAATTGTTCGATTTCACGGAGTTCTAGTATCCATCATATCTAATAGAGGATCACAATTTACTTCACgcttttggaaatcttttcaaGAAACATTGGGTACATGA